In one window of Hyalangium gracile DNA:
- a CDS encoding histidine kinase dimerization/phospho-acceptor domain-containing protein, with translation MSAVAEHALRDGALAGLEALMNEALRLTGVAGIALHEGRVRIAEAGLRPPPPSRSRAVQALPVGDGRATLAILSERISAEQQELLTRIARLAGTLLVARRREVATQTRQLQLCQERRKLERELTYRECARSRASHDLRTPLLVIKGYLEMMRKGMAGPLSPTMERYAERMASSAQDMNTLIVQQLSRGGAPEDLLCLLTDAFEPLKKTQNISLSLECAAQSVPVRGPGPVLAQLARMLARDVSATRARAVSVKLDPQEKLGMWRLRVSTDKHRALPARKVARLEHLVLRLGGTLSIQDETPFELRVHLPAVGFTSVHR, from the coding sequence ATGTCGGCGGTGGCCGAGCATGCCCTCAGGGACGGTGCGCTCGCGGGGCTGGAGGCGCTGATGAACGAAGCGCTGCGGCTCACGGGCGTAGCGGGCATCGCGCTGCATGAGGGGCGCGTGCGGATCGCGGAGGCGGGCCTGCGGCCTCCTCCTCCTTCCAGGTCCCGAGCCGTTCAAGCGCTCCCCGTGGGGGACGGGCGCGCGACGCTCGCCATCCTCTCTGAGAGGATCAGCGCGGAGCAGCAGGAGCTGCTGACGCGGATCGCCCGTCTCGCGGGCACGCTCCTGGTGGCGCGCCGGCGCGAGGTCGCCACACAGACACGACAGCTCCAGCTCTGCCAGGAGCGGCGGAAGCTCGAGCGGGAGCTGACGTATCGCGAGTGCGCTCGCTCACGGGCCTCTCACGATCTCCGGACGCCGCTGCTCGTCATCAAGGGCTACCTGGAGATGATGCGCAAGGGCATGGCGGGTCCGCTCTCGCCCACCATGGAGCGCTACGCCGAGCGCATGGCCAGCTCGGCCCAGGACATGAACACGCTCATCGTGCAGCAGCTCTCGCGAGGGGGCGCTCCCGAGGACCTGCTCTGCCTGCTGACGGATGCCTTCGAGCCGCTGAAGAAGACCCAGAACATCTCCCTGAGCCTGGAGTGCGCGGCGCAGTCGGTGCCCGTGCGAGGCCCCGGCCCCGTGCTGGCGCAGCTGGCGAGGATGCTGGCACGGGATGTGAGCGCCACGCGCGCACGGGCAGTGAGCGTGAAGCTCGACCCGCAGGAGAAGCTGGGGATGTGGCGGCTGCGAGTGTCCACCGACAAGCACCGGGCCCTGCCGGCCCGGAAGGTGGCGCGGCTGGAGCACCTCGTCCTCCGCCTGGGAGGCACCCTGTCGATCCAGGACGAGACCCCGTTCGAGCTGCGGGTGCACCTGCCCGCCGTGGGCTTCACCTCGGTCCATCGCTAG
- a CDS encoding hybrid sensor histidine kinase/response regulator has protein sequence MDPQVLKSIWPIFSAETREQIQAIGTKVLGLEEEPDGRDPDLLPSLKRLVHSLKGSAASLGLSEIEQVVHAIEDGLAKYRPDDRLPREVVEVTLRGLSSIELALGLGDAGEEPAIDGLESLLAALGHQASGKTKPSPGERFRKDALGVLEKLEAALIALCSPNVPDREDTVRTAVALARSIKITAEAAQETHISPLADRMVAGFAKMEQPGDGASIAASDLTGLLVELRGALTPATPEPPAAAPKAPEPPPREPEPEPVPEPTKKAANALRAASEAAGAPAAAAEAKGGVDQAVRVSVKTLESLGLQVEHLIAGRALQARRTDALRDLLDNTHDTIVHLERSASQLSLTGGGEALEPLRAGVVNLRGMQKRLVELLKDSTREGEQLNLVAQVVRDDLRDLRMVPALQVLEPLRRTVREVSARLSKQVDLFVVGGDVRLDRRILDALKDPLLHLVRNAIDHGIESPQDRRQAGKSEKGRLWVRVESRGTRVAVIVEDDGGGLSPDRVRATAVKRGLLTADAAAKLTDAQAARLIFQPGFSTRDQVTETSGRGVGLDVVLATAQRLQGAVDVTYTPGQGTRFVVDLPLSLASALGLLVRVGTSIVAVPSDMVQRVFRLAPDAVGTVAGRVMARVDDEQLVFLSLAEAIGLPRLPLALENGKMQTVMLLTLGKDRVLFAIDEVVGQQEIVVRALGPHLKGVAHLAGAAVLDDGRLVPVLNAPELLRAASPSTRSVTGEIRRPRILVTDDALTTRFAMKSLLEIAGYPVVTASDGEEAWEVLERTPCQLVVSDWQMPRLDGVGLTRRIRAHPTLNRTPVILVTSLDSPEERAEGLEAGADGYIVKREVERGKLLELVRQLLPG, from the coding sequence ATGGACCCGCAGGTGCTCAAGAGCATCTGGCCCATCTTCTCCGCGGAGACGCGAGAGCAGATCCAGGCCATCGGCACGAAGGTGCTCGGGCTCGAGGAAGAGCCAGACGGGCGGGACCCGGATCTGCTCCCGTCGCTGAAGCGGCTGGTGCACAGCCTGAAGGGCTCCGCCGCGAGCCTGGGCCTCTCGGAGATCGAGCAGGTCGTCCACGCCATCGAGGATGGGCTGGCGAAGTATCGCCCGGACGATCGGCTGCCGCGCGAGGTGGTGGAAGTCACCCTGCGCGGGCTGTCCTCCATCGAGCTGGCGCTGGGGCTGGGGGACGCGGGCGAGGAGCCGGCCATCGACGGCCTGGAGTCGCTGCTGGCCGCGCTCGGGCACCAGGCCAGTGGCAAGACGAAGCCGTCGCCGGGCGAGCGCTTCCGCAAGGACGCGCTGGGCGTGCTGGAGAAGCTCGAGGCGGCGCTGATCGCGCTGTGCTCGCCGAACGTGCCGGACCGCGAGGACACCGTGCGGACGGCGGTGGCGCTGGCGCGCTCGATCAAGATCACCGCCGAGGCGGCCCAGGAGACACACATCTCGCCGCTCGCCGACCGGATGGTGGCGGGCTTCGCGAAGATGGAGCAGCCGGGGGATGGCGCGAGCATCGCGGCGTCGGATCTCACCGGCCTGCTGGTGGAGCTGCGGGGCGCGCTCACCCCGGCGACGCCCGAGCCTCCCGCCGCCGCGCCCAAGGCGCCCGAGCCCCCGCCCCGGGAGCCGGAGCCCGAGCCCGTCCCCGAGCCGACGAAGAAGGCGGCCAATGCGCTGCGCGCGGCCAGTGAGGCGGCCGGAGCGCCCGCGGCGGCGGCCGAGGCCAAGGGTGGCGTCGATCAGGCGGTGCGCGTCTCGGTGAAGACGCTGGAGTCGCTGGGGCTCCAGGTGGAGCACCTGATCGCGGGCCGTGCCCTGCAGGCGCGCCGGACCGACGCCCTGAGGGATCTGCTCGACAACACGCACGACACCATCGTGCACCTGGAGCGCTCCGCGTCGCAGCTGTCCCTGACGGGCGGCGGCGAGGCGCTGGAGCCGCTGCGGGCCGGCGTCGTCAATCTGCGCGGCATGCAGAAGCGACTGGTGGAGCTGCTGAAGGACAGCACTCGCGAGGGTGAGCAGCTCAACCTGGTGGCCCAGGTGGTGCGCGACGATCTGCGCGATCTGCGCATGGTGCCGGCCCTCCAGGTGCTCGAGCCGCTGCGGCGCACGGTGCGCGAGGTGAGCGCGCGGCTGAGCAAGCAGGTGGATCTGTTCGTCGTGGGCGGAGACGTGCGGCTGGATCGCCGCATCCTGGACGCGCTGAAGGATCCGCTGCTCCACCTGGTGCGCAACGCCATCGACCACGGCATCGAGTCGCCGCAGGACCGGCGTCAGGCGGGCAAGTCCGAGAAGGGCCGGCTGTGGGTGCGCGTGGAGTCCCGGGGCACCCGCGTCGCGGTCATCGTGGAGGATGACGGCGGGGGGCTGAGCCCGGATCGGGTGCGGGCCACGGCCGTCAAGCGCGGGCTGCTGACGGCGGACGCCGCGGCCAAGCTCACGGACGCGCAGGCGGCGCGGCTCATCTTCCAGCCCGGCTTCTCCACCCGCGATCAGGTGACGGAGACGTCCGGACGCGGCGTGGGCCTGGACGTGGTGCTGGCCACGGCCCAGCGCCTCCAGGGCGCGGTGGACGTCACGTATACGCCGGGGCAGGGCACGCGCTTCGTCGTCGATCTGCCGCTCTCGCTGGCCTCCGCGCTGGGGCTGCTGGTGCGCGTGGGCACCTCCATCGTCGCCGTCCCCTCGGACATGGTGCAGCGCGTGTTCCGCCTGGCCCCGGATGCCGTGGGCACGGTGGCGGGCCGCGTGATGGCGCGGGTGGATGACGAACAGCTCGTCTTCCTCTCGCTGGCGGAGGCCATCGGTCTGCCCCGGCTGCCGCTGGCGCTCGAGAACGGGAAGATGCAGACGGTGATGCTGCTGACGCTCGGTAAGGACCGGGTGCTCTTCGCCATCGACGAGGTGGTGGGGCAGCAGGAGATCGTCGTCCGCGCGCTGGGGCCGCACCTCAAGGGTGTGGCGCACCTGGCCGGAGCGGCCGTGCTGGACGATGGCCGCCTGGTGCCGGTGCTCAACGCGCCCGAGCTGTTGCGCGCCGCCTCGCCGAGCACGCGCTCCGTCACGGGCGAGATCCGCCGCCCGCGCATCCTGGTGACGGACGACGCGCTCACCACGCGCTTCGCCATGAAGTCCCTGCTGGAGATCGCCGGCTATCCGGTGGTCACCGCCTCGGACGGCGAGGAGGCCTGGGAGGTGCTGGAGCGCACGCCCTGCCAGCTCGTGGTCAGCGACTGGCAGATGCCGCGGCTGGATGGCGTGGGGCTCACGCGGCGCATCCGCGCGCACCCGACGCTCAACCGGACGCCCGTCATCCTCGTCACCTCGCTCGACAGCCCCGAGGAGCGGGCCGAGGGCCTCGAGGCTGGCGCGGACGGCTACATCGTCAAGCGCGAGGTGGAGCGCGGCAAGCTGCTGGAGCTCGTCCGCCAGCTGCTGCCTGGGTGA
- a CDS encoding chemotaxis protein CheW: MSTEDAKVEIDYSGLLQRLDDARALIENAQVSPEKRREVLSARARGLASSRDEVRPAVITVLTFRVGGERYAVPIEQVDHVLESRGLCALPGAPRHVMGALVSRSRVVPVLDLRQLLGLEGGGMSDLGKVVVVDLLGDAFGIAAEQVDGRQELLRATLSAPPAGPFLHLTPDRLTVLDVAQLGTPSAERRG; the protein is encoded by the coding sequence ATGTCCACGGAAGACGCCAAGGTCGAGATCGACTACTCCGGCCTCCTCCAGCGGCTGGATGACGCGCGCGCGCTCATCGAGAACGCGCAGGTGTCGCCCGAGAAGCGCCGCGAGGTGCTGTCGGCCCGCGCGCGCGGGCTGGCGAGCTCTCGCGACGAGGTTCGCCCCGCGGTCATCACCGTGCTCACCTTCCGCGTGGGTGGCGAGCGCTACGCGGTGCCCATCGAGCAGGTGGATCACGTGCTGGAGTCGCGCGGGCTGTGCGCGCTGCCCGGCGCGCCCCGCCACGTGATGGGGGCGCTCGTCTCTCGCTCGCGCGTGGTGCCGGTGCTGGATCTGCGCCAGCTGCTCGGGCTGGAAGGCGGCGGCATGTCCGACCTGGGCAAGGTGGTGGTGGTGGATCTGCTGGGGGATGCCTTTGGCATCGCCGCGGAGCAGGTGGACGGGCGGCAGGAGCTGCTGCGCGCCACGCTGTCCGCGCCTCCCGCGGGCCCCTTCCTCCACCTCACTCCGGACCGGCTGACGGTGCTCGATGTGGCCCAGCTCGGCACTCCGTCCGCCGAGAGGCGAGGATAG
- a CDS encoding response regulator, with protein MNTAGTKGAPLKVLIVEDTKTITNLLQVYLMGWGLQFFEAGNGVQGLSKAREIKPDLVISDVQMPEMDGFALCAAVRADSTLHATPFLLLTSLKDEASRQRGRLVGASAFLNKPVSVDELRERVRELLKLPVKSPSGR; from the coding sequence ATGAACACGGCCGGGACCAAGGGAGCACCACTGAAGGTCTTGATCGTCGAGGACACCAAGACGATCACGAACCTCCTGCAGGTGTACCTGATGGGGTGGGGGCTCCAGTTCTTCGAAGCGGGCAACGGCGTGCAGGGCCTGTCCAAGGCGCGCGAGATCAAGCCGGATCTGGTCATCTCCGACGTGCAGATGCCGGAGATGGACGGCTTCGCGCTGTGCGCGGCGGTGCGGGCCGACTCCACGCTGCACGCCACGCCCTTCCTCCTGCTCACCTCGCTCAAGGACGAGGCCAGCCGGCAGCGCGGACGGCTGGTGGGCGCCAGCGCCTTCCTCAACAAGCCCGTCTCGGTGGACGAGCTGCGTGAGCGGGTGCGCGAGCTGCTGAAACTCCCCGTGAAGAGCCCCTCGGGCCGCTGA
- a CDS encoding methyl-accepting chemotaxis protein has protein sequence MEVQGTKLSMPGRRSVGRLSLRTKILLITGLTGGLVAGLLTAVFTVQMRGALRQELASRARVVSIQLATNLAAHTAANSQVSLQQAADATLRDVPEVAYVVVRDAQGEVLAIATGKTYAAAEKVAPAKGLQAVEREQTVGGRLVLETSAPIFFGRAEDPRQPAAGASQTQVGTVQVGIQMDTLALSVRQSALRAVGIGVLALVVCMIAAALLSRLVTVPLERLTQAAAGIASGDLRQQIDVRSSDEIGEVALSFGQMAQTVTHLVADLRAAAADIEREANSALTTSSQQSAMAHEQASAISETSTTVAEIAQTAKQATSYADSVISGTQRSEALSTEGQKVVAESVAGMEKLGEQVRAIAVAITELNERTLQIGDIITTVRDVAEQSNLLALNASIEAAKAGEHGRGFAVVAMEMRALAEQSKVAANQVRGLLGEVQKGTKAAVAATDEGSRRAQAAMALAQSAGSAILGLAEVIKESSAAARQIAGNTRQQTIGVEQIATAMSELSVAMADSVNGTRQIEQVAGNLSNLSKKFSELVGRYQL, from the coding sequence GTGGAAGTCCAAGGCACCAAGCTGTCCATGCCGGGGCGTCGGTCGGTGGGACGGCTCAGCCTGCGCACGAAGATTCTGCTGATCACCGGGCTGACGGGCGGCCTGGTGGCAGGCCTGCTCACGGCCGTTTTCACCGTGCAGATGAGAGGCGCCCTGCGTCAGGAGCTGGCCTCGCGGGCACGCGTGGTCAGCATCCAGCTGGCCACCAACCTGGCGGCCCACACCGCCGCCAACTCCCAGGTCAGCCTGCAGCAGGCCGCGGACGCCACGCTGCGCGACGTGCCGGAGGTGGCGTACGTGGTGGTGCGCGACGCCCAGGGCGAGGTGCTGGCGATCGCCACCGGGAAGACCTACGCGGCGGCCGAGAAGGTGGCCCCCGCCAAGGGGCTGCAGGCCGTGGAGCGCGAGCAGACGGTCGGCGGCCGGCTGGTGCTGGAGACCTCGGCGCCCATCTTCTTCGGCCGCGCCGAGGATCCGCGCCAGCCCGCGGCGGGCGCGAGCCAGACGCAGGTGGGCACGGTCCAGGTGGGCATCCAGATGGACACGCTGGCCCTGTCGGTGCGCCAGAGCGCGCTGCGGGCCGTGGGCATCGGGGTGCTGGCCCTGGTGGTGTGCATGATCGCCGCGGCCCTGCTGTCGCGGCTGGTGACGGTGCCGCTGGAGCGGCTGACGCAGGCGGCCGCGGGCATCGCCTCGGGAGATCTCCGCCAGCAGATCGACGTGCGCTCCAGCGACGAGATCGGCGAGGTGGCGCTGAGCTTCGGGCAGATGGCGCAGACGGTGACGCACCTGGTGGCGGACCTGCGCGCCGCGGCGGCGGACATCGAGCGCGAGGCCAACAGCGCGCTCACCACCTCCTCGCAGCAGTCCGCCATGGCGCACGAGCAGGCCTCCGCCATCAGCGAGACGAGCACTACGGTGGCGGAGATCGCCCAGACGGCCAAGCAGGCCACCAGCTACGCGGACTCGGTGATCAGCGGCACCCAGCGCTCCGAGGCGCTGTCCACCGAGGGCCAGAAGGTGGTGGCCGAGAGCGTGGCCGGCATGGAGAAGCTGGGTGAGCAGGTGCGCGCCATCGCCGTGGCCATCACCGAGCTGAACGAGCGCACCCTGCAGATCGGCGACATCATCACCACGGTGAGGGACGTGGCCGAGCAGTCCAACCTGCTGGCGCTCAACGCCTCCATCGAGGCGGCCAAGGCGGGCGAGCATGGCCGCGGCTTCGCGGTGGTGGCCATGGAGATGCGCGCGCTGGCCGAGCAGTCCAAGGTGGCCGCCAACCAGGTGCGCGGCCTGCTGGGCGAGGTGCAGAAGGGCACCAAGGCGGCGGTGGCGGCCACCGACGAGGGCAGCCGCAGGGCCCAGGCCGCCATGGCGCTGGCGCAGAGCGCGGGCTCTGCCATCCTCGGCCTGGCCGAGGTCATCAAGGAGTCCTCCGCGGCCGCCCGGCAGATCGCGGGCAACACGCGGCAGCAGACGATCGGCGTCGAACAGATCGCCACGGCGATGAGCGAGCTGTCGGTGGCCATGGCTGACAGCGTCAATGGGACGCGTCAGATTGAACAGGTTGCGGGTAACCTCTCGAACCTCTCCAAGAAGTTCTCGGAGCTCGTAGGTAGATATCAGCTATGA